One stretch of Labrenzia sp. CE80 DNA includes these proteins:
- a CDS encoding DUF177 domain-containing protein yields MATETFPFSHRIAGDRLGNEERQVVLEPNEGERQRIAKAYELDGIENLIADLRLKPWRKAGVRVTGTVRGRLQRTCVVTLEPFVEELFDEVDRTFEPVSSRPKRPRDLNDEGEIEIELETLDPPDVMVDGVLDLGAVVCEQLALNIDAFPRKPGAEFEAVETDEAEEDEPAPSPFAALAKLKDEPEA; encoded by the coding sequence ATGGCAACTGAGACCTTCCCCTTTTCGCACAGGATCGCTGGTGACCGCTTGGGCAATGAGGAGCGCCAGGTGGTGCTCGAACCCAATGAGGGTGAGCGCCAGCGGATTGCAAAGGCTTATGAGCTCGACGGCATCGAAAACTTGATCGCGGACCTTCGCCTCAAGCCATGGCGCAAGGCCGGTGTGCGCGTAACAGGAACTGTGAGGGGGAGGTTGCAACGCACCTGCGTCGTGACGCTCGAGCCCTTCGTTGAGGAGCTCTTCGATGAAGTCGATCGGACCTTTGAACCAGTGTCCAGCCGTCCAAAGCGCCCGCGCGACCTGAACGATGAAGGGGAAATCGAAATCGAACTGGAGACCCTTGATCCGCCGGACGTGATGGTTGACGGGGTTCTCGATCTGGGAGCCGTTGTCTGCGAGCAGCTGGCATTGAATATCGACGCGTTTCCGCGCAAGCCCGGTGCAGAGTTTGAAGCCGTTGAGACCGATGAAGCCGAAGAGGACGAACCGGCACCGTCTCCATTTGCTGCTCTGGCAAAGCTGAAGGACGAACCTGAGGCTTAA
- a CDS encoding ubiquinol-cytochrome C chaperone family protein encodes MATPVIMEITMLFGLFRRKKHDAELKVYSQIVAQARQLPFYERMAVPDTVDGRFDMIVVHAVLLFGRLRGESRDISDFAQRVFDIFFNDMDASLREMGVSDVRVPKKIKALGEAFYGRADAYMPAIEEGDVDGLAEALTRNIYPDTDSKGSEKALARYLIAAAADLKSQTPETIISGGLTFPDPASFADKEKENGN; translated from the coding sequence ATGGCAACACCAGTTATCATGGAGATTACCATGCTCTTCGGCCTCTTCCGCCGCAAAAAGCACGACGCAGAGCTCAAGGTCTATTCACAGATCGTGGCTCAAGCGCGGCAACTGCCCTTCTATGAGCGCATGGCCGTTCCAGACACGGTCGATGGCCGTTTTGACATGATCGTCGTCCATGCGGTGCTGCTGTTCGGCCGGTTGCGCGGCGAGAGCAGGGACATCTCGGACTTCGCTCAAAGGGTCTTCGACATCTTCTTCAACGACATGGACGCAAGCTTGCGCGAGATGGGCGTGTCAGATGTACGTGTGCCAAAAAAGATCAAGGCGCTGGGAGAGGCTTTTTATGGCCGTGCCGACGCCTATATGCCAGCCATTGAAGAAGGTGACGTGGATGGTCTGGCCGAGGCCCTGACGCGCAACATTTATCCCGATACCGACAGCAAGGGCTCGGAAAAGGCGCTGGCACGCTATCTGATCGCCGCAGCCGCGGACCTGAAGAGCCAGACCCCGGAGACCATCATCTCCGGCGGACTGACGTTCCCGGACCCTGCATCGTTTGCCGACAAGGAAAAAGAAAATGGCAACTGA
- a CDS encoding outer membrane protein assembly factor BamE, translating into MNIKAHAVLIPLLVALPLGGCFTQTYTHGHVISNDMLSQVQVGSSKEQVEIVLGSPSTTSSLSGDAYYYISQVTETTAFLAPDIVEQRVVAVYFDEDGYVRDLANYGLQDGKVIDFISRKTRTGGSDYGFLTQILRGAASPGIGL; encoded by the coding sequence ATGAATATCAAGGCGCATGCCGTCCTCATACCGCTTCTTGTCGCCCTGCCGCTCGGCGGATGCTTCACGCAGACCTATACCCATGGCCACGTCATATCCAATGACATGCTGTCCCAGGTCCAGGTTGGCTCCTCCAAGGAACAGGTGGAGATCGTTCTCGGCTCGCCCTCGACGACCTCGAGCCTCAGCGGCGACGCCTACTACTATATTTCGCAGGTCACCGAGACGACGGCCTTCCTTGCACCGGACATCGTTGAGCAGCGCGTGGTCGCGGTCTATTTCGACGAAGACGGTTATGTGCGTGACCTGGCCAACTACGGTCTGCAGGATGGAAAAGTCATCGACTTCATCTCGCGCAAGACGCGCACCGGCGGGTCGGACTATGGCTTCCTGACCCAGATCCTGCGCGGCGCAGCAAGCCCGGGCATCGGCCTTTAA
- a CDS encoding sodium-translocating pyrophosphatase: MSELVVIIVCGLLSIAYGGWAIQSVMAADAGSERMREIAGAIQEGAQAYLTRQYTTIAIVGAVVFVLAWLLLSGTAAIGFLIGAVLSGLAGFIGMMVSVRANVRTAQAASQSLAAGLEIAFKSGAVTGLLVAGLALLGVAVYYAILTGPMGYAPTDRVVIDSLVALGFGASLISIFARLGGGIFTKGADVGGDLVGKVEAGIPEDDPRNPATIADNVGDNVGDCAGMAADLFETYAVTLVATMVLASIFFTGAVAEQLMLLPMVIGAACVVTSIIGTFFVKLGSNNSIMGALYKGFIATAVLSAVALLIITLSWLGAGTLYTTARGVSFTAMDLFYCGIVGLLVTGLIIWVTEYYTGTEYRPVRSIAQASVTGHGTNVIQGLAVSLEATALPALIIIAGILVAYALAGLFGIAIAVTTMLALAGMVVALDAFGPVTDNAGGIAEMADLPAEVRATTDALDAVGNTTKAVTKGYAIGSAGLGALVLFAAYTEDLRFFASTAEPGSIFEGIDVDTLFTLSNPYVVAGLLFGGLLPYLFGGISMTAVGRAAGAVVEEVRRQFKEKPGIMQGTEKPDYGRAVDMLTKAAIKEMIIPSLLPVLSPLFVFFVVRAVATPSEAFAAVGAMLLGVIVTGLFVAISMTAGGGAWDNAKKSFEDGFTDKDGVTHQKGSEAHKASVTGDTVGDPYKDTAGPAVNPMIKITNIVALLLLAVLAH, encoded by the coding sequence ATGAGCGAGTTAGTCGTCATCATTGTCTGTGGGCTCTTGTCCATTGCCTACGGGGGCTGGGCCATCCAGTCGGTCATGGCCGCCGATGCCGGATCGGAGCGCATGCGCGAAATAGCCGGCGCAATTCAGGAAGGGGCTCAGGCCTATCTGACACGCCAGTACACAACGATCGCCATTGTCGGGGCGGTCGTTTTTGTTTTGGCCTGGCTGTTGCTGTCCGGCACGGCCGCCATCGGCTTTCTGATCGGCGCGGTTCTTTCGGGCCTGGCCGGTTTCATCGGCATGATGGTTTCGGTGCGTGCCAATGTGCGCACGGCCCAGGCCGCCAGTCAGTCCCTGGCCGCTGGTCTTGAGATCGCTTTCAAGTCGGGTGCGGTCACCGGGCTCCTTGTCGCCGGTCTCGCGCTTCTGGGCGTTGCGGTCTACTACGCCATCCTGACCGGACCCATGGGCTATGCGCCAACCGACCGGGTCGTGATCGATTCGCTGGTTGCGCTTGGCTTCGGCGCATCGCTCATCTCCATCTTTGCCCGTCTGGGCGGCGGCATTTTCACCAAGGGGGCGGATGTCGGCGGCGATCTCGTCGGCAAGGTCGAAGCGGGCATTCCCGAAGACGATCCGCGCAATCCGGCCACCATCGCCGACAACGTCGGTGACAACGTCGGCGATTGTGCCGGCATGGCGGCGGATCTGTTCGAGACCTATGCCGTGACCCTGGTCGCGACCATGGTTCTGGCGTCAATCTTCTTCACCGGGGCCGTCGCTGAACAGCTGATGCTTCTGCCCATGGTGATCGGCGCAGCCTGTGTCGTGACCTCGATCATCGGCACCTTCTTCGTCAAGCTTGGCAGCAACAACTCGATCATGGGCGCGCTCTACAAGGGCTTCATCGCCACCGCGGTGCTCTCGGCCGTCGCGCTCCTGATCATCACGCTCAGCTGGCTTGGCGCGGGAACCCTCTACACGACGGCGAGAGGCGTCAGCTTTACAGCGATGGACCTTTTCTATTGCGGCATCGTAGGCCTTCTGGTGACCGGATTGATCATCTGGGTGACCGAATATTACACGGGCACGGAATACCGCCCCGTGCGGTCCATTGCCCAGGCGTCCGTCACCGGTCACGGCACCAATGTGATCCAGGGGCTGGCTGTGTCACTGGAAGCCACCGCATTGCCGGCACTGATCATCATCGCGGGCATCCTCGTGGCCTACGCTCTGGCTGGACTTTTCGGCATCGCCATCGCGGTGACGACCATGCTGGCACTGGCGGGAATGGTCGTCGCGCTCGATGCCTTCGGTCCGGTCACGGACAACGCCGGCGGGATTGCGGAAATGGCGGATCTGCCGGCAGAAGTGCGGGCCACAACGGATGCGCTCGATGCGGTCGGCAACACGACCAAGGCCGTCACCAAGGGCTATGCCATCGGGTCTGCGGGCCTCGGTGCGTTGGTGCTCTTCGCCGCCTATACGGAAGATCTGCGCTTCTTTGCCTCTACTGCAGAGCCGGGGTCGATCTTCGAGGGCATTGACGTCGACACGCTCTTCACCCTGTCGAACCCCTATGTGGTTGCCGGCCTGCTGTTCGGTGGTCTGCTGCCCTATCTCTTTGGCGGCATCTCCATGACAGCGGTGGGCCGGGCTGCGGGCGCTGTGGTCGAGGAAGTACGCCGTCAGTTCAAGGAAAAGCCGGGCATCATGCAGGGCACGGAAAAGCCTGACTACGGCCGCGCCGTGGACATGCTGACCAAGGCGGCGATCAAGGAAATGATCATTCCCTCGCTGCTGCCGGTGCTCTCGCCTCTGTTTGTCTTCTTTGTGGTACGGGCCGTTGCAACGCCGTCCGAGGCCTTTGCTGCGGTCGGAGCGATGCTTCTCGGAGTGATCGTCACCGGTCTCTTTGTCGCCATCTCCATGACCGCTGGCGGTGGGGCCTGGGACAATGCCAAGAAGTCGTTCGAGGACGGCTTCACCGACAAGGACGGCGTCACCCACCAGAAGGGCTCGGAAGCGCATAAGGCTTCTGTCACGGGCGATACGGTTGGCGATCCCTACAAGGACACCGCAGGGCCGGCAGTGAATCCGATGATCAAGATCACCAACATCGTTGCGCTCTTGCTGCTGGCAGTCTTGGCCCACTGA
- a CDS encoding MFS transporter, which translates to MSVSASAAVDDRLARRNALLLAMAQAVGAASASIVIITGSLVGYMLLGENKSLATVPVSAMVLGTALGTLPAGMIMRRFGRRPGFMAACLMGCVAGLLAAFAIFIEDFLLFSLGACLTGFANAFAQQYRFAAADTASDAFKPKAISWVMAGGVLAGIVGPQTVIWTKDAFDPILFAGTYVAQSGLALISLVLVAFLKIPKPVHVKGTPRGGRPLGQIMAQPRFIVSAACGVTSYALMSLVMTATPLAMIACGLSETDAALGIQWHVLAMFGPSFFTGSLIARFGKERIVAIGLAMLAACAIVALMGIELVHFWSALILLGLGWNFGFIGATAMLTDTYQPEERNMVQATNDFLVFGFVAFASFSSGQLLDVFGWSTVNWLVFPFVLLCLVLLGWLLTHERRNNAV; encoded by the coding sequence ATGTCTGTTTCTGCTTCCGCCGCCGTCGATGACCGCCTGGCCCGGCGCAATGCGCTGTTGCTTGCCATGGCCCAGGCCGTCGGGGCGGCTTCTGCGTCGATCGTGATCATCACCGGCTCCCTGGTTGGCTACATGCTGCTGGGGGAGAACAAGTCGCTGGCGACCGTGCCGGTCTCGGCCATGGTGCTGGGCACGGCGCTGGGTACCTTGCCGGCCGGCATGATCATGCGCCGCTTCGGTCGCCGGCCAGGCTTTATGGCTGCCTGCTTGATGGGCTGTGTGGCCGGTCTTCTGGCCGCCTTTGCCATCTTCATCGAGGATTTCCTGCTGTTTTCCCTGGGCGCCTGCCTCACTGGCTTTGCCAATGCCTTTGCCCAGCAATACCGCTTTGCAGCCGCCGACACCGCCAGCGACGCGTTCAAGCCCAAGGCGATCTCCTGGGTCATGGCCGGCGGAGTGCTGGCCGGCATTGTCGGACCCCAGACCGTGATCTGGACCAAGGACGCCTTTGACCCGATCCTCTTTGCCGGCACCTATGTGGCCCAGTCCGGCCTCGCGCTGATCTCGCTCGTGCTGGTTGCCTTCCTGAAGATCCCGAAGCCCGTGCACGTCAAAGGCACTCCGCGCGGTGGCCGGCCGCTTGGCCAGATCATGGCCCAGCCGCGCTTCATCGTGTCCGCTGCCTGCGGCGTCACATCCTACGCGCTGATGAGCCTGGTGATGACGGCAACACCACTGGCGATGATTGCCTGCGGTCTGTCGGAGACCGATGCGGCGCTGGGCATCCAGTGGCACGTTCTGGCCATGTTCGGCCCCAGCTTCTTCACCGGCAGCCTGATCGCCCGCTTCGGCAAGGAGCGCATCGTTGCCATCGGCCTTGCCATGCTGGCCGCTTGCGCCATCGTGGCGCTGATGGGCATCGAGCTGGTGCATTTCTGGAGCGCGCTGATTCTGCTTGGTCTGGGCTGGAACTTCGGCTTCATCGGCGCAACGGCCATGCTGACGGACACCTATCAGCCCGAAGAGCGCAATATGGTGCAGGCCACAAATGATTTCCTGGTCTTCGGCTTTGTCGCCTTTGCCTCCTTCTCCTCCGGCCAGCTGCTGGATGTCTTCGGCTGGTCGACGGTCAACTGGTTGGTGTTTCCCTTCGTTTTGCTCTGCCTGGTTTTGCTTGGCTGGCTTTTGACCCATGAACGGCGAAACAACGCCGTCTGA
- a CDS encoding LysR family transcriptional regulator encodes MATAQNPLSASLLRVFSVLCEEQSVTRAAEKLGMSQPATSLVLKQLREIFDDPLLVRAHNGMVLTDRASQLKSSIRNTLSELDDLLVRPEAFDPSETQRTFTIALPDHILPLTFNRFIQEFRRRAPEARLVMRALSPDYDFEGALADGAADIVISNWPTPPPTLRRSVLFEDQFVCLVDRNHEFTRRKATVEEYLQAHHIAPADYAIAHRGVVETHLSSLRLQRSRDVVISYFLMAPYLLVGTDLVFTVTRHFANHFSSILPLAIVESPLEYPKIQFYQLWHERAHNSLMHRWFRETIGVMRASRPDLF; translated from the coding sequence ATGGCGACTGCCCAAAATCCGTTGAGTGCGTCCCTGCTTCGAGTGTTTTCGGTATTGTGTGAGGAACAAAGCGTCACGCGGGCAGCCGAAAAACTTGGCATGAGCCAGCCGGCCACAAGTCTGGTGCTCAAGCAACTTCGTGAAATCTTCGATGATCCTCTTCTGGTTCGCGCCCACAACGGCATGGTACTGACCGACAGGGCCAGCCAGCTTAAGTCATCGATCCGTAATACACTTTCTGAACTCGATGATTTGCTCGTCAGGCCGGAAGCATTCGACCCTTCGGAAACCCAGAGGACCTTTACGATTGCTCTGCCCGATCACATCCTGCCGTTGACATTCAACCGCTTTATTCAAGAGTTTCGTCGGCGGGCACCTGAGGCGCGGCTGGTTATGCGTGCACTCAGTCCTGACTATGATTTCGAGGGAGCTTTGGCTGACGGTGCCGCCGATATTGTCATCTCTAACTGGCCGACGCCGCCGCCGACACTCCGGCGCTCTGTGCTTTTCGAAGATCAGTTTGTCTGCCTCGTCGATCGCAATCACGAATTCACCCGTCGCAAGGCAACCGTCGAGGAGTATCTACAGGCTCACCATATTGCTCCTGCAGATTATGCAATTGCCCATCGCGGCGTTGTTGAGACGCATCTGAGTTCGTTGCGCCTGCAGCGTAGTCGCGACGTTGTCATCTCATATTTCTTGATGGCCCCTTATCTTCTGGTCGGTACCGACCTAGTCTTCACTGTCACTCGCCATTTTGCCAATCATTTCTCCTCTATTTTGCCGCTGGCAATTGTCGAGTCTCCGCTGGAGTATCCGAAAATCCAATTTTACCAACTCTGGCACGAGCGTGCCCACAACTCGCTGATGCATCGGTGGTTCCGTGAAACGATCGGTGTCATGCGGGCCTCACGTCCGGACCTTTTCTAG